The proteins below are encoded in one region of Shewanella algae:
- the bamA gene encoding outer membrane protein assembly factor BamA, whose amino-acid sequence MRLNKLFASMLLVGASFSGNGWAESFQPFEVTDIQVEGLQRVALGAALLSLPVKVGDTVDQLKLQQAIKSLYASSNFENVQVSRDGGVLIVSVRERPTISAVTFEGNKDIKDEQLQESLDGSGVKVGEALDRTMLSGIEKGLQDFYYGVGKYGAKVEAQVINLPRNRVELKFKFTEGLAAEIRQINIVGNERFSDADLIGMLELKDYVAWWDLFGERRYQKQKLQADLETIKTHYHNNGYIRFKVTSTQVAMTPDRKGLYITINVDEGDQYKVKEVNLTGELMGREELLKGILPIKAGEQYNGADVTFTEEMYSKYLGRFGYAYPEVKTFPEIDDETKEVTLNVNVKPGKRVYVRSINFTGNTVTKDEVMRRELRQMEGAWLNSALVEQSKARLNRLGYFETVDTETVQVPGTDDLVDVAFKVKEQPSGSFNAGVGYGTESGLSLQFGVQQSNFLGTGNQAGINLNTNKYSKNVNLSYTDPYFTKDGVSLGGSIYWNEFDANEANLERYKNSSYGIALNSGFPINEYNRINGGIGYRHNTISEISSYEQAIRFYNIYRDSDDPNSDLSFDNFELSLGWYRSTLNRGTFPTDGSSQRLSGKITVPGSDLQYFKTDFDTSFYWPLTRSHKFVLLTRARLGYGNGYGGFNENDQILPFWENYYSGGSSSLRGFKSNSVGPRAFYLYRGSEPCSPNPDGEGCSLPGDPNQVYISSGRSIGGNAIATASMELIVPTPFLDEAYSNSVRTSFFIDAGNVWDTEFDYDSYRFLPADEFSKLADYSDPSRIRASWGLSLQWLSPMGPMVFSLAWPVKEYDDDETEIFSFNIGKTF is encoded by the coding sequence ATGCGATTGAATAAACTTTTTGCCTCGATGTTATTAGTCGGCGCGTCGTTTTCAGGGAATGGTTGGGCAGAGTCTTTCCAGCCTTTTGAAGTGACCGACATCCAAGTTGAAGGTTTGCAACGAGTGGCACTCGGTGCGGCCTTGCTGAGTTTGCCTGTAAAAGTGGGCGACACAGTCGATCAACTCAAGTTGCAACAGGCGATAAAGAGCCTGTATGCCTCCAGTAACTTTGAAAATGTTCAGGTGTCCCGCGATGGCGGGGTGCTGATAGTGTCGGTACGTGAAAGACCGACCATCAGCGCTGTTACCTTCGAAGGTAACAAGGACATCAAAGATGAACAGCTGCAGGAAAGCCTGGACGGCAGTGGTGTGAAGGTGGGCGAAGCCCTCGACCGCACTATGCTCTCGGGTATTGAGAAGGGCCTGCAGGACTTCTACTACGGCGTGGGTAAATACGGCGCCAAGGTCGAGGCTCAGGTAATTAACCTGCCTCGTAACCGGGTAGAACTCAAGTTCAAGTTTACCGAAGGTCTGGCGGCAGAAATCCGTCAGATCAACATAGTGGGTAACGAGCGTTTCAGTGATGCCGACCTTATCGGTATGCTGGAGCTCAAAGACTATGTGGCCTGGTGGGATCTGTTCGGCGAGCGCCGTTATCAGAAGCAAAAGCTGCAGGCCGACCTCGAAACCATCAAGACCCACTACCACAACAATGGTTATATCCGTTTCAAGGTGACCTCGACTCAGGTGGCGATGACGCCGGACCGTAAGGGTCTCTACATCACCATTAACGTCGATGAAGGCGACCAGTACAAGGTTAAGGAAGTCAACCTGACCGGTGAACTCATGGGCCGTGAAGAGCTGCTCAAGGGTATCTTGCCTATCAAGGCCGGTGAGCAATACAACGGCGCCGATGTTACCTTTACCGAAGAGATGTACAGCAAGTATCTGGGCCGTTTCGGTTATGCCTATCCAGAGGTGAAGACTTTCCCTGAGATCGATGATGAAACCAAGGAAGTCACCCTGAATGTTAACGTCAAGCCCGGCAAGCGTGTTTATGTACGCTCCATCAACTTCACCGGTAATACAGTGACCAAAGATGAAGTGATGCGCCGTGAGCTGAGACAGATGGAAGGGGCCTGGTTAAACTCGGCCTTGGTCGAGCAATCCAAGGCACGCCTCAACCGTTTGGGCTACTTTGAAACTGTCGACACCGAAACCGTGCAGGTGCCGGGCACAGACGACCTGGTGGATGTGGCCTTCAAGGTGAAAGAGCAGCCATCAGGCTCCTTTAACGCTGGTGTAGGTTATGGTACCGAGTCAGGACTGAGTCTGCAGTTCGGGGTTCAGCAGTCCAACTTCCTCGGTACGGGTAACCAGGCCGGGATTAACCTGAACACCAACAAGTACTCCAAGAACGTCAACCTGTCTTATACCGATCCTTATTTCACCAAGGATGGGGTCAGCCTGGGTGGCAGCATCTACTGGAACGAGTTCGACGCCAACGAGGCCAACCTCGAGCGTTATAAGAACAGCTCCTATGGGATTGCACTCAACAGCGGTTTCCCCATTAACGAGTACAACAGGATCAACGGCGGCATAGGCTATCGTCATAACACCATTTCTGAGATTTCCAGTTATGAGCAGGCGATCCGTTTCTATAACATTTACCGTGACAGTGATGACCCCAACTCTGACTTGAGCTTCGACAACTTCGAGCTCAGCCTCGGCTGGTATCGCAGTACCCTTAACCGCGGAACCTTCCCAACCGATGGTTCATCCCAGCGTTTGAGCGGTAAGATCACGGTTCCCGGTTCTGATCTGCAGTACTTCAAGACCGACTTTGACACCAGCTTCTACTGGCCGCTGACCCGCAGCCACAAGTTTGTGCTCTTGACCCGTGCCCGCTTGGGGTATGGCAACGGTTACGGTGGTTTCAATGAAAACGACCAAATCCTGCCATTCTGGGAAAACTACTACTCAGGTGGTTCCAGTTCACTGCGTGGCTTCAAGTCCAACTCTGTGGGCCCAAGGGCTTTCTATCTGTATCGCGGCAGCGAGCCTTGTTCACCCAATCCGGATGGTGAAGGCTGTAGCCTGCCGGGCGATCCAAACCAAGTTTACATCAGCTCAGGCCGCTCTATCGGTGGTAACGCCATCGCCACGGCCAGTATGGAGCTGATTGTGCCGACTCCTTTCCTGGATGAGGCCTATAGCAACTCAGTACGTACCAGCTTCTTTATCGATGCGGGTAACGTCTGGGATACGGAGTTTGATTATGACTCCTATCGTTTCTTGCCGGCAGATGAGTTTTCCAAGTTGGCCGATTACAGTGATCCGAGCCGTATCCGTGCTTCCTGGGGTCTTAGCCTGCAATGGCTGTCACCCATGGGCCCCATGGTGTTCAGCCTGGCCTGGCCTGTTAAGGAATACGACGATGACGAGACCGAGATCTTCTCGTTCAATATTGGCAAAACTTTCTAA
- the lpxD gene encoding UDP-3-O-(3-hydroxymyristoyl)glucosamine N-acyltransferase — MKSFSLKELGQLLGAEVRGDDSVTVSSVATLEKARPDQITFLANTKYRSQLEQTQAGAVLISPKELDGFAGNALVLNDPYVGFARVAQLLDSTPVAAEDIHPSAQIHPSAKLGEGVAVGANAVIGANSILGENVQIGAGTVVGQDVIIGSGSRLWANVTVYHDVHLGQNCIVHSGAVIGSDGFGYANERGQWIKIPQTGGVRIGDRVEIGAGTTIDRGAIDHTEIHDGVIIDNQVQVAHNDIIGANTAIAGCTVLAGSVTIGKHCIIGGNCAISGHLSITDGVHVTGSTNITNDVREPGVYSSATVAMPNRLWRKNTVRFRQLDELFQRVKTLEKTVKPQD; from the coding sequence ATGAAGTCTTTTTCGTTGAAAGAGCTTGGCCAGCTGTTAGGGGCCGAAGTTCGTGGGGATGACAGTGTGACTGTCTCCTCTGTGGCGACACTTGAAAAGGCGCGGCCGGATCAGATCACCTTTCTGGCCAACACCAAATACCGTAGCCAGCTGGAGCAGACTCAGGCTGGTGCGGTATTGATCTCGCCTAAAGAGTTGGACGGTTTTGCCGGTAACGCCTTGGTGCTCAATGACCCTTATGTCGGCTTTGCCAGAGTTGCGCAATTGCTGGACAGCACGCCGGTTGCAGCAGAGGATATCCATCCCTCGGCGCAAATTCATCCCAGTGCCAAGCTGGGTGAGGGCGTTGCGGTGGGGGCCAATGCGGTCATCGGGGCCAACAGTATTTTGGGCGAAAATGTCCAGATAGGTGCCGGTACAGTGGTTGGTCAGGACGTTATCATAGGCTCGGGCAGCCGCCTGTGGGCCAATGTCACCGTCTATCACGATGTACATTTGGGGCAAAACTGTATCGTTCACTCTGGGGCCGTTATCGGCTCCGATGGTTTCGGTTATGCCAACGAACGCGGTCAGTGGATCAAAATCCCTCAGACCGGCGGCGTGCGCATAGGTGACAGAGTGGAGATTGGCGCCGGTACTACTATAGATCGCGGCGCCATCGATCATACTGAAATCCATGATGGCGTGATAATCGACAACCAGGTGCAGGTAGCTCACAACGATATCATAGGTGCCAACACTGCGATTGCCGGCTGCACAGTACTGGCAGGCAGCGTGACTATAGGTAAACATTGTATTATTGGTGGCAACTGCGCGATTTCCGGTCATCTGAGCATTACGGATGGGGTGCACGTCACTGGCAGCACCAACATTACTAACGATGTTCGTGAACCTGGGGTATACTCCTCGGCCACTGTGGCCATGCCCAACAGGCTGTGGCGTAAAAATACGGTTCGCTTCCGTCAGTTGGACGAGCTGTTCCAGCGGGTCAAAACCCTGGAAAAAACCGTTAAACCCCAAGATTAA
- a CDS encoding OmpH family outer membrane protein codes for MVNGALMTLMLTGAPLAAQAEKLAVVDMGAVFEQLPQREQISNALKTEFGDRMAEVQKLQEDLRGLLEKQQRDAALMSETQKTELVRKMESLKADYQLKGKALDEDLRRRQGEEQNKLLVKVQKAINTIAEKEKYDMVLQRGAVVYVKPAADISSKVVEALSKGK; via the coding sequence ATGGTAAACGGCGCACTGATGACGCTGATGTTGACGGGTGCTCCCCTGGCCGCACAAGCGGAGAAACTGGCGGTTGTCGATATGGGCGCTGTGTTTGAACAACTGCCACAACGCGAGCAGATCAGCAACGCACTCAAGACTGAATTCGGCGATCGTATGGCTGAAGTACAGAAGCTGCAGGAAGACCTCCGTGGTTTGCTGGAAAAGCAGCAGCGTGATGCCGCGCTGATGAGCGAAACGCAAAAGACCGAACTGGTTCGTAAAATGGAATCCCTGAAGGCTGACTATCAGCTCAAAGGTAAGGCGCTGGATGAAGATCTGCGTCGTCGTCAGGGTGAAGAGCAAAACAAACTGCTGGTAAAAGTGCAGAAGGCTATCAACACCATAGCTGAAAAAGAGAAGTACGACATGGTACTGCAACGTGGCGCCGTGGTTTATGTTAAGCCAGCTGCCGACATCAGCTCCAAAGTGGTTGAAGCCTTGAGCAAAGGCAAGTAA
- the fabZ gene encoding 3-hydroxyacyl-ACP dehydratase FabZ encodes MSNQLNTMDIKEILAYLPHRYPFLLIDRVLDFTPGETLHAIKNVTINEPFFQGHFPVQPVMPGVLILEAMAQATGLLAFKTMSDKPSPDVLYYFAGIDNARFKRVVEPGDQLHFEVKMIKERRGIGVFYGEAKVDGELVCSAEIMCARREISK; translated from the coding sequence GTGTCTAATCAATTAAATACAATGGATATCAAAGAGATTTTGGCTTACCTGCCACATAGATATCCATTTTTGTTGATCGATAGAGTACTGGATTTTACTCCGGGTGAAACTCTGCATGCGATCAAGAACGTCACCATCAATGAGCCTTTCTTCCAGGGGCATTTCCCTGTTCAGCCAGTTATGCCTGGCGTGCTCATTCTGGAAGCCATGGCGCAGGCCACCGGCTTGTTGGCGTTCAAGACCATGAGCGACAAGCCGTCTCCGGACGTGCTGTATTATTTTGCCGGTATCGACAATGCTCGTTTCAAGCGGGTTGTTGAGCCAGGTGATCAGCTGCACTTTGAAGTGAAGATGATCAAGGAACGCCGCGGGATTGGCGTTTTCTACGGCGAGGCCAAAGTGGATGGTGAGCTGGTGTGTTCAGCCGAAATCATGTGTGCCCGCAGAGAGATTAGCAAGTGA
- the lpxA gene encoding acyl-ACP--UDP-N-acetylglucosamine O-acyltransferase gives MIDKLAFVHPEAKIGKNVTIGPWSYIGADVEIGDDCWISSHVVIKGPSIIGKGNRIFQFASVGEDCQDKKYAGEPTRLIMGDNNIIRESVTIHRGTVQDNSETRIGSNNLFMAYVHIAHDCVVGDNVIMANNASIAGHCHVGDWAILGGMTGVHQFVHIGAHAFTAGCSLVLQDVPPFVMASGQAAIPRGLNMEGMKRRGFAKETQQALRRAYKTLYRSSLTLEEAVAAMAEDAAKEPQVQAFVDFVTSSNRGIIR, from the coding sequence GTGATAGATAAATTAGCTTTCGTTCACCCCGAAGCCAAGATAGGTAAAAATGTCACTATCGGCCCCTGGAGCTACATAGGGGCGGATGTGGAGATCGGCGATGACTGCTGGATCAGTTCCCACGTGGTTATCAAGGGACCCAGCATCATTGGCAAGGGCAACCGGATTTTCCAGTTTGCCTCCGTTGGTGAAGATTGCCAGGACAAGAAATATGCCGGTGAACCTACCCGGCTTATCATGGGTGATAACAATATCATCCGTGAATCTGTCACCATTCACCGCGGTACGGTTCAGGACAACAGCGAGACCCGTATCGGCTCCAATAACCTGTTTATGGCCTATGTACATATCGCCCACGACTGCGTGGTGGGCGACAATGTGATCATGGCCAACAACGCCTCTATTGCCGGTCATTGCCATGTGGGTGACTGGGCTATTCTCGGCGGTATGACAGGGGTGCACCAGTTTGTGCACATAGGTGCCCATGCCTTTACCGCAGGTTGCTCTTTGGTGCTGCAGGACGTGCCTCCTTTCGTGATGGCCTCTGGCCAGGCGGCCATTCCCCGTGGTCTGAATATGGAAGGCATGAAGCGCCGTGGTTTTGCCAAAGAGACCCAGCAAGCGCTGCGCCGGGCCTACAAGACCCTGTATCGCAGCAGCCTGACTCTGGAAGAGGCCGTTGCCGCCATGGCTGAAGACGCCGCAAAAGAGCCGCAGGTACAAGCATTTGTTGATTTTGTGACCTCCTCGAATCGAGGAATTATTCGCTGA